In the Malania oleifera isolate guangnan ecotype guangnan chromosome 1, ASM2987363v1, whole genome shotgun sequence genome, one interval contains:
- the LOC131148097 gene encoding agglutinin-like: MGIAELEGSISTLAHKSGIGDQANVARSVIICIVLTSEAAWLRYVEGLVIRSITQHESFVRNGAMVSLIRHWKDISKQIQQSNQGAFTTPLALQRRDYSQFTVSSVAPIISSIGIMMFVCNNPGPPRSSDNQLLRDMPVNAPEQNHRSSYCVHPEPNVPG; this comes from the coding sequence ATGGGGATTGCAGAACTGGAGGGTTCCATAAGCACATTGGCCCATAAGTCTGGCATAGGTGACCAAGCTAATGTTGCTCGTTCCGTCATAATCTGCATTGTGTTAACTTCAGAGGCTGCGTGGCTCAGATATGTGGAAGGACTGGTGATCAGAAGCATCACGCAGCACGAAAGCTTTGTTCGGAATGGTGCCATGGTCAGCCTCATACGCCACTGGAAGGACATTTCTAAACAAATTCAACAGTCCAACCAAGGTGCCTTTACTACGCCACTTGCGTTACAGAGACGAGACTATTCGCAGTTCACCGTGAGCAGTGTGGCTCCCATTATCTCTAGTATTGGGATCATGATGTTCGTTTGCAATAATCCTGGCCCTCCTAGGTCTTCTGATAATCAGCTTCTAAGAGATATGCCTGTCAATGCACCAGAACAAAACCATAGAAGTTCTTATTGTGTACATCCAGAGCCCAATGTGCCAGGGTAA